Genomic DNA from Lactuca sativa cultivar Salinas chromosome 8, Lsat_Salinas_v11, whole genome shotgun sequence:
GGACATGCACTCACTCTCAATCTCTTGCTTCTACAAAAGACATTAATGCCCTCCTGGTTCGCATAAATGAAAATAGCCTTAATGAGATGTGTTCTATGAAAGAGCATAATAACTTGCTACCATGGAATTTCCAAATTAAACCACAACTTACTTTTAGTAAAATATTACACTCAAACTTCAAATTCTAATCCTAGACATCACTAAATAATTCATGATTCAGGATCTGTAAAGTCCGAGAGACTATCCAACATTTGACTTTCTGCAGAAGCAAACGACTCGGATGTTGTAATTGTGGACAAAGAAGATGGAGATCCATCAGAATCTGAGATCACTTCATCATGtaactcatcatcatcttcatcatcatcatcctcatcatcatgTAAGATTATATGGTCTTCATCGATTTCAGAAGTATCAGATCCATCACCTCCCATCAACAGTTTGTTTATTGCAGCCTTTGCAGTTTCAACAAACCATTCATCCTCAGGCAGTGCACTGGTGAGATTAAAAAAATTAGGGTtgtatgcaagaaatagcaatgcacttaCAATAACTGGGtatatttttcaaagtaaaattacTTATATACCCTTATTACCTTTGTTGGTTTAGACCTCTGCCTGAGAATGTTCTGATAGCACGAGCAATTATAGATGATGCCATTTGGTGCACATTTCTTGAAGGGTAACCAGCAAAACGCGCAATTTCAACAGTAAAATGCATATCAAGAATCaactacaagaaaaaaaaaatgtagaATTAGTTATTTcttttgctatttcttgcatttagcccttAACTAGTTACCTGTTGCAATCCTTGTGGTTGAAGTTTTGCCACTTCATTttctaaaacaccccaaaaatcctCTTCATTAGACATCACCCACATCACAACAGTTTCAGTTAGCCTTGCAAGCAACACTTTCTGTATCTTTTCTTTCCCAAGTAACACATCTCCAGCAACTGTTGCTAACTGCTGCAGCTTTCCAAATAATGCCTGCATAAATCCATGTTAACACCACAACTCAAAAGAATGTGACAAAAATGTTTCCATTAATTACAAAATTACCTGGAAGGGCAAGGAAGGCAAAGGATCAGAATTCCAATTAAGATCATCACCTTCACCACATAAATAAATATTTGCATCGGGGCGTGTTTTCCCATCTCTTGAATATATAAAATTCAACACATATTGTCTACAGAAATGATCTCTAAGCTTATCCAGTGAATGCTGAAGCTGCTTTCTCCAGTCCTTATAATCTATAGCATTATTCAACAGAGGGGCAGTATTGTCATTTCCTGCTTCCTTGCTTTCATTTAAAACACTCCATATTCTTGACATAACCATCGGTAACAGCTCTTCTGCAATGGTGAATGCAGTTCCCAAAAGGGCAAGTTGTTGGGAATCTGTTTCGGCTTTAAAAGGCACTGCTTCTTTTAACTCCACTAAACTGTCATCTTCAGAAGGTTCAGGTAAAGCTTTTATGAGTTCATCCATGTATTGATCAAAAAGTTTTAGAATTCTTGTTAAAATATTTCCTCCAAAGTGTAGGATGACTAGGCGTGTTAGTTGCTCCACTATATCCTGtaaaaatcataaacaaataatataatgAAAGTAAATTAGTGCATTGATATTTCTTGCATTCAAATAAAGTCAACTCACTTTGACCATGAAGATGAAACGGGTCCCACTATCAACAAGCATTCCATCAGAAGATATAGCAAAAGTAGACAAAGGAGAGGCAAGGCGAGGTGACAATGGCAACATCTCATCATTTcctgaaaaatcaaaaactaattttCTTGCTCTTCTAAAATTCAATTCAAGAACCTCTTCAATGTAAGGCTCCAAAAGCACTAAAAGCACTTTTGACAACTTTAGCCCTTGTGATTCCAACACTGAGCAGTGATTCAAACTAGCCTGAACACAAACACTTGCAGCATGTAAAGCTGAAACAGTTTCTGAAGAAGGGGCGTTTTCTTTAACCAATTTCACAAATAATTCAATTTCCCTTTCTGCCCATTGAACAAGTCGGTTGTTGTAGAGTAAATCATCTCCAAATATTGTTCCCATTTCTTTGGTTGTTGATGAGATTGTGGAAAAGATAATGTTGGATAAAGTGGCCGGAAATGTTTCCGGGTAGCACGGGCAGGATGGGAGAAAGATTTGGATACTTTTTTGAAGTCGGGCAGCTTTTGATTTGAGAAAAAGATTATGTGCAAGAGGACCTTTTCCTAGCTTTAGTAGACCCAAAACTGCTACTTTTAAATCGGTTTGTTCGATGATGTCAACAAGTTGATTTTCAATTAAAGATTTTCGTTTTGAAAATTCATTGGATAATGAATCAGATGAGGTTTTAAGGTCAGGGTGTTTTCTTTCTTCTGTTTCTAGTGCTTCTATGGCTTCTTCTACTTTATGTTCAGCTAGAAGAAGGTCTATATTTTCTAAAGATGATCTTTTTTCATCTTGTGATTCATTTGGGAAGTCGAATTCGGTGTCTTTTTGAAGTTTCTCAGTGTTGTTGGCTTTACTCCATTCACTCAGTTCATGGTGGACCCCACTTAGTAAGTCTTGTATGAGGATTCCTTGTGCAGAGATGTTCTTTCTTAGGTCGTTGAGTTCATGCTCCATTTCCACAACCTCATCGGATAACCTTTGAATAAGTGGAAATTAGAATGAATGCTTAAAAGATTTTGAATTTATGTTAAGATGTGTTTAAGATAAGAGGGAAAAGGAGAGAAACAAAAGGGAAGTGAGGGAATATTACCTCAGAAAAGCTAAGTATTTGGATTGAGTGTTGCCACATAGATTCTCTACTGCATCCTTCAAATCAAGAAGCTCAAAACAGAGCTTTCTAATGCCCtgcaaataaaagaaaaaaatgtagCCAATTACAAAACTGTATAAAGAAACATGTAGATTTCAAACTGTAAACATTCACAAAACAAACAATTATTActtaaacaaattaatttttcATACATGTAACATACTTGAACTGAGTAATTCAGCAAAGATTTGAAACCTTGTTTACAATTTAAGCATCAACCTCACCAAAAGCTATTCAGCTTGATCAGACAATTAATAATGTGTTGTTTCCTAGATGGATTAATAACTGAAAATGCTAAGAGTTCAGAAGAACTTGGATCTTACAAGTGGTAGTCTGAAAATAAGATATGATCTGTTTATAAACTAAAATGCCATGTGATTCATCTTCATATTAAAAAATACAGAGAAATTCATCGTTTAACTTTACCATGATTCTTGAATATATACATATCCTACTTCTGTCATTGAGGAGTACCACCTTTAAGTGTTGCACAAATGTGATACCTACTTGCCTCTTAAACTCCTAAAGGAAGTTTTACATATTTATAACAACATTTAAGATTGCAAAAATCAGAAATTTAGTAGGAAACTCAATCAGTAGAATGCCAAAGGA
This window encodes:
- the LOC111900148 gene encoding exocyst complex component EXO84C, which translates into the protein MDSSEEEDDFPSIESVTPQSKIDTVFQSKTEKGIRKLCFELLDLKDAVENLCGNTQSKYLAFLRLSDEVVEMEHELNDLRKNISAQGILIQDLLSGVHHELSEWSKANNTEKLQKDTEFDFPNESQDEKRSSLENIDLLLAEHKVEEAIEALETEERKHPDLKTSSDSLSNEFSKRKSLIENQLVDIIEQTDLKVAVLGLLKLGKGPLAHNLFLKSKAARLQKSIQIFLPSCPCYPETFPATLSNIIFSTISSTTKEMGTIFGDDLLYNNRLVQWAEREIELFVKLVKENAPSSETVSALHAASVCVQASLNHCSVLESQGLKLSKVLLVLLEPYIEEVLELNFRRARKLVFDFSGNDEMLPLSPRLASPLSTFAISSDGMLVDSGTRFIFMVKDIVEQLTRLVILHFGGNILTRILKLFDQYMDELIKALPEPSEDDSLVELKEAVPFKAETDSQQLALLGTAFTIAEELLPMVMSRIWSVLNESKEAGNDNTAPLLNNAIDYKDWRKQLQHSLDKLRDHFCRQYVLNFIYSRDGKTRPDANIYLCGEGDDLNWNSDPLPSLPFQALFGKLQQLATVAGDVLLGKEKIQKVLLARLTETVVMWVMSNEEDFWGVLENEVAKLQPQGLQQLILDMHFTVEIARFAGYPSRNVHQMASSIIARAIRTFSGRGLNQQSALPEDEWFVETAKAAINKLLMGGDGSDTSEIDEDHIILHDDEDDDDEDDDELHDEVISDSDGSPSSLSTITTSESFASAESQMLDSLSDFTDPES